In Campylobacter vulpis, a genomic segment contains:
- a CDS encoding type ISP restriction/modification enzyme → MEEFKKYINKIQKIFQAKNYNEHSFRTPFENLLNALKPKEIKIIHEPKSEKGQGSIRPDFKVYKLVDKEKELSYNHLIGFIECKNLDVDLDKEFKSEQLLRYSQISPNIIFTNYKRFMLLSFEKIIIDINLLDDDLNLIEKNINIFKNLIQVFFDDNSTTIKTKQELVKVLSSQSFYLSNALKSSSSQESDSNSSFNSFFQRTKDTFKSIEKIELKDEEFCDILAQAVVYGIFVSYIENDDYDLEKIPIENFISFLPSTFRTLSEFVYFSVPSFSLPQDIKYTLENIKKTLALIDKVELCNILNQDLESISIYLYEDFLKAFDELRATQKRKEGGVFYTPKSVVKMIVSSLDELLKSKFNKTGFNDKSVKVLDFATGTGSFLAAVFEKIISKESEVFKNETIKNKFLKDIYGFELSFVPYIVARLKLGQILRKSGFKDFSEADFQIYLNNTLDLEKNANFDMFMPLVNLDQEWQKARDVKHDKNLLVILGNPPYSAKSKNKGKEILELLKTYKENLNETNIQPLDDDYIKFMRFAQWKLLEQGQKNIFEANLGLMGFITNNSFLDGRIHRKMRESLYKSFDEIYILNLHGSDKDAKNDENVFDIKIGVCISLFIKYKNEPSKGATIFYASTAQKGIFKRAEKYALLDDISQRGLNSIKWEELSLNEPYFWFVPKSFDNAEYEDFWALVGDKALTGGGGGKAVFMNFSSGIATERDNIAIQLNERAMRQVLEDLKILKKDEILQKYRLKNLDETIISKTLAEYEAKDNPAHITKIAYRPFDTQYTLYSSRQGFLGRPRFETMQHLLSGENLGLMFQNGIHQDIFIVGYIGEGNFLSARTYITPLYLYDIEGKTPNFTPEFKACKAKHKILKDKNEEQILAFIYANLYNPKYRSKYLEYLKIGFPKVNFEVSQKEFERFEKLGGELIKLHLMQEIPQDEINFIFLKESKKPNFKIAKYQEKERFVENKIILNEDLAISSIGAEIWNYTIGGYQVLKQWLKYRKDYACSKKELEHFLKICKILKKTIEIQGKLSEI, encoded by the coding sequence ATGGAAGAGTTTAAAAAATATATCAATAAAATTCAAAAAATTTTTCAAGCTAAAAATTATAATGAGCATTCCTTTCGCACTCCGTTTGAAAATTTGCTAAATGCTCTAAAACCCAAAGAAATTAAAATCATTCACGAGCCAAAAAGTGAAAAGGGACAAGGCTCTATAAGACCTGATTTTAAGGTTTATAAACTTGTAGATAAAGAAAAGGAGCTAAGCTACAACCACCTCATAGGCTTTATAGAATGCAAAAATTTAGATGTGGATTTAGACAAAGAATTTAAAAGCGAACAGCTTTTGCGTTATTCTCAAATTTCGCCCAATATTATCTTTACAAACTATAAGCGTTTTATGCTTTTATCTTTTGAAAAAATCATCATTGATATAAATTTGTTAGATGATGATTTAAATTTAATAGAAAAAAATATCAATATATTTAAAAATCTCATTCAAGTTTTTTTTGATGATAATAGCACCACTATAAAAACTAAACAAGAATTAGTAAAAGTTCTAAGCTCTCAAAGTTTTTATCTAAGCAATGCTTTAAAAAGTTCTTCCAGTCAAGAAAGCGACTCAAATTCCTCTTTTAATAGCTTTTTTCAAAGGACAAAAGATACTTTCAAGAGTATAGAAAAGATAGAATTAAAAGATGAAGAATTTTGCGACATCTTAGCTCAAGCCGTAGTGTATGGAATTTTTGTTTCTTATATAGAAAATGATGATTATGATTTGGAAAAAATTCCTATAGAAAATTTTATTTCATTTTTACCAAGCACCTTTAGGACCTTGAGCGAATTTGTATATTTTTCCGTGCCGTCCTTTTCACTCCCACAAGACATTAAATACACCTTAGAAAACATCAAAAAAACCCTAGCTTTGATAGATAAAGTAGAGCTTTGTAACATTTTAAATCAAGATTTAGAAAGCATAAGTATATATTTGTATGAAGATTTTTTAAAAGCTTTTGACGAGTTAAGAGCCACGCAAAAGCGTAAAGAAGGGGGCGTTTTCTACACGCCAAAAAGTGTTGTGAAAATGATAGTTTCAAGCCTAGACGAGCTTTTAAAAAGCAAATTTAACAAAACGGGCTTTAATGATAAAAGTGTTAAAGTGCTTGACTTTGCCACTGGCACAGGGAGCTTTTTGGCTGCTGTTTTTGAAAAGATTATTTCTAAAGAAAGCGAGGTTTTTAAAAACGAAACGATTAAAAATAAATTTTTAAAGGACATTTACGGCTTTGAGCTTTCTTTCGTGCCTTATATCGTAGCGAGGCTAAAATTAGGGCAGATTTTACGCAAGAGTGGTTTTAAGGATTTTAGTGAGGCGGATTTTCAAATTTATCTTAATAATACCCTCGATTTAGAAAAAAATGCCAACTTTGATATGTTTATGCCCCTTGTCAATCTAGACCAAGAGTGGCAAAAAGCTAGAGATGTCAAGCACGATAAAAATCTCCTTGTGATTTTAGGAAACCCCCCTTACAGTGCTAAAAGTAAAAACAAAGGCAAGGAAATTTTAGAGCTTTTAAAGACTTATAAGGAGAACTTAAATGAGACAAATATCCAGCCTTTAGATGATGATTATATTAAATTTATGCGTTTTGCGCAGTGGAAATTACTAGAGCAGGGGCAAAAGAACATTTTTGAAGCAAATTTAGGCTTAATGGGTTTTATTACAAATAATTCCTTCTTAGACGGACGCATACACCGCAAGATGAGAGAGAGCTTATATAAAAGCTTTGATGAAATTTATATCTTAAATTTACACGGCAGCGATAAGGACGCTAAAAATGATGAAAATGTCTTTGACATCAAAATAGGCGTTTGCATAAGCTTGTTCATCAAGTATAAAAATGAGCCAAGCAAGGGTGCTACCATTTTCTACGCCTCCACAGCACAAAAAGGCATTTTCAAAAGAGCGGAAAAATATGCCCTTTTAGATGATATTTCACAAAGGGGCTTAAATTCCATTAAGTGGGAAGAATTAAGCCTTAATGAGCCTTATTTTTGGTTTGTGCCAAAAAGCTTTGATAATGCAGAATATGAGGACTTTTGGGCTTTAGTGGGGGATAAAGCACTCACGGGGGGGGGGGGGGGTAAGGCCGTGTTTATGAATTTTAGTAGTGGGATAGCAACTGAAAGAGATAATATAGCCATACAGCTTAATGAAAGGGCTATGAGGCAGGTTTTAGAAGATTTAAAAATACTAAAAAAAGATGAAATTTTACAAAAATATAGGCTTAAAAATTTAGATGAAACTATCATTTCTAAAACTTTAGCAGAATATGAAGCTAAAGATAACCCCGCCCATATCACCAAGATAGCCTACCGACCCTTTGATACACAATACACGCTTTATTCTAGTAGGCAAGGATTTTTAGGACGCCCACGATTTGAGACTATGCAGCATCTTTTAAGCGGAGAGAATTTGGGATTAATGTTTCAAAATGGCATACATCAAGATATTTTCATTGTTGGTTATATTGGTGAAGGAAATTTTTTAAGTGCTAGAACTTACATAACCCCCCTTTATCTCTACGACATTGAGGGAAAAACTCCTAATTTCACGCCAGAATTTAAAGCTTGCAAAGCAAAACATAAAATTTTAAAAGATAAAAACGAGGAGCAAATTCTAGCCTTTATCTATGCGAATTTATATAATCCAAAATATAGAAGCAAGTATTTAGAATACCTTAAAATCGGCTTTCCAAAAGTGAATTTTGAAGTCAGTCAAAAAGAATTTGAGCGTTTTGAAAAGCTAGGAGGTGAGCTTATAAAATTACACTTAATGCAAGAAATCCCCCAAGATGAAATCAACTTTATCTTTTTAAAAGAAAGCAAAAAGCCTAATTTTAAAATAGCAAAATACCAAGAAAAAGAACGTTTTGTAGAAAATAAAATCATACTGAACGAAGACTTAGCTATAAGTTCTATTGGTGCTGAAATTTGGAATTACACCATAGGAGGCTATCAGGTTTTAAAGCAGTGGCTAAAATATAGAAAAGATTATGCTTGCTCTAAGAAAGAATTAGAACACTTTCTTAAAATTTGCAAAATTCTTAAAAAAACCATAGAAATTCAAGGAAAGCTTAGTGAAATTTAA
- the dapE gene encoding succinyl-diaminopimelate desuccinylase yields MNAKEFLIELLKFKSITPNDDGALNFIALELEDFETFFIEKEGVKNLLLTKKFNDNGEHLAFGGHIDVVPAGEGWESEPFVPVEKEGFIYARGTQDMKSGVAAFVSAVKNADFKGSRLSLLLTSDEEGEAKYGTLELLKFMEEKNMLPNYAVVAEPTCARTFGDSIKIGRRGSINGKLIIRGKQGHAAYPEKAINPIHDFAPVLKFLAGFDLDPGSAEFAPSKIVLTDIRAGLGVSNVTPSHLNLMFNVRNSSDTSVEDVRNYIEKLCHGLNYELFLTQSSKPFLTDANSKIVQKLNQSVQKISGVVPELNTKGGTSDARFFAEFGVKVAEFGVRNDTIHAVNERVSVEDFEKLCLVFKDLVENF; encoded by the coding sequence ATGAATGCTAAGGAATTTTTAATCGAACTTTTGAAATTTAAATCCATCACTCCAAATGATGACGGAGCGCTTAATTTCATAGCCTTAGAGCTTGAGGATTTCGAAACTTTTTTCATCGAAAAGGAGGGGGTTAAAAACCTACTTTTAACGAAGAAATTTAACGATAATGGCGAGCATTTAGCCTTTGGAGGGCATATTGATGTTGTGCCTGCGGGGGAGGGCTGGGAAAGTGAGCCTTTTGTGCCTGTGGAAAAAGAGGGTTTTATTTACGCAAGAGGGACGCAAGATATGAAAAGCGGAGTTGCTGCCTTTGTAAGTGCGGTTAAAAATGCTGATTTTAAAGGCTCACGCCTTTCTTTGCTTCTTACAAGCGATGAAGAGGGCGAGGCAAAATACGGCACTTTGGAGCTTTTAAAATTTATGGAGGAGAAAAATATGCTCCCCAATTACGCCGTAGTTGCAGAGCCTACTTGTGCGAGGACTTTTGGCGATAGCATTAAAATAGGCAGACGCGGTTCTATTAATGGTAAGCTGATTATAAGAGGCAAGCAAGGGCACGCCGCTTATCCTGAAAAAGCGATTAATCCTATCCACGACTTTGCACCTGTGCTGAAATTTTTAGCAGGATTTGACCTAGACCCCGGAAGTGCGGAATTTGCACCCTCTAAAATCGTCCTAACCGACATAAGGGCAGGGCTTGGCGTGAGTAATGTAACCCCCTCTCATCTAAACTTAATGTTTAATGTTAGAAATTCAAGCGATACAAGCGTTGAAGATGTGCGAAATTATATAGAAAAGCTTTGCCACGGACTTAACTACGAGCTTTTTCTTACACAAAGCTCTAAGCCTTTTTTAACGGACGCAAATAGCAAAATTGTCCAAAAGCTTAATCAAAGCGTGCAAAAAATAAGCGGCGTTGTGCCTGAACTAAACACTAAAGGCGGCACGAGCGATGCGAGATTTTTTGCGGAATTTGGCGTAAAAGTAGCAGAATTTGGCGTGAGAAATGACACGATTCACGCGGTTAATGAAAGGGTGAGTGTGGAGGATTTTGAAAAGCTTTGTTTAGTCTTTAAAGATTTGGTGGAGAATTTTTAA
- a CDS encoding LysE family transporter — MFRSLMDGVLLGIGVTVPFGPVNLLILSYALSSFKKAFFLGLGALVADVFYLLMLSFGILHFLNQTWFLKILAIFGFCFFTYIAFLTLRKKPENLEIQKAKMDKSYTKSFLKGLFLNLLNPYVIGFWLSFASLSVSNQHPIALTLGLVSFIFIWILALPFFVGKFSHLFKAKVIYYINVFSALIIEYFALNLLYKTFWG; from the coding sequence GTGTTTAGGAGTTTAATGGACGGCGTTTTGCTAGGCATTGGCGTAACTGTGCCTTTTGGACCTGTGAATTTACTCATACTTTCTTATGCCTTAAGCTCCTTTAAAAAAGCCTTTTTTCTAGGGCTTGGGGCTTTAGTGGCAGATGTTTTTTATCTTTTAATGCTTAGTTTTGGAATTTTGCATTTTTTAAATCAAACTTGGTTTTTAAAGATTTTAGCGATTTTTGGCTTTTGTTTTTTTACCTACATTGCTTTTTTGACACTTAGAAAAAAGCCAGAAAATTTAGAAATTCAAAAAGCTAAAATGGATAAATCCTATACAAAAAGCTTTTTAAAAGGCTTGTTTTTAAATCTTTTAAATCCCTATGTCATAGGATTTTGGCTTTCTTTTGCTTCTCTTAGTGTGAGTAATCAACACCCCATAGCCTTAACGCTAGGGCTTGTGAGTTTCATTTTTATTTGGATTTTGGCTTTGCCATTTTTTGTAGGGAAATTTAGCCATTTATTTAAGGCGAAAGTGATATACTATATCAATGTATTTTCAGCTTTAATTATAGAATATTTTGCTCTAAATTTACTTTATAAAACTTTTTGGGGATAG
- a CDS encoding SIR2 family NAD-dependent protein deacylase — protein sequence MKNVMILSGAGLSAPSGLKTFRDNDGLWEEYDVMEVCSASGFRKNPKKVLDFYDLRRAQLAKVKPNHAHFTLAKLKAKFPQNVFMLTQNVDDLFERANCEGVIHLHGFLPELRCLKCGKIFNIGYESIQNKTCPSCQSANLRHNIVMFEEQAPEYQRLYELLEQTHLFIAIGTSGAVLPVGHYAKMCEKSILNLLESDENLDACFTKLYKEDILSAVDKIILDVEEFLSV from the coding sequence ATGAAAAATGTAATGATTTTAAGCGGTGCAGGACTTAGCGCACCAAGTGGCTTAAAGACTTTTAGGGATAATGACGGACTTTGGGAAGAGTATGATGTGATGGAGGTTTGCTCTGCTTCAGGTTTTAGAAAAAATCCTAAAAAAGTTTTAGATTTTTATGATTTAAGACGCGCACAGCTTGCTAAAGTAAAGCCCAATCACGCACATTTTACCCTAGCAAAACTCAAGGCTAAATTCCCTCAAAATGTTTTTATGCTAACGCAAAATGTCGATGACTTGTTTGAGCGCGCAAATTGCGAGGGTGTCATACACTTGCACGGCTTTTTGCCAGAGCTTCGTTGTTTAAAGTGTGGAAAAATTTTTAACATAGGTTATGAAAGCATACAAAATAAAACTTGCCCCTCTTGTCAAAGTGCAAATTTAAGGCATAATATCGTGATGTTTGAAGAACAAGCTCCCGAGTATCAAAGGCTTTACGAGCTTTTAGAGCAAACGCACTTATTTATAGCCATAGGCACGAGTGGAGCGGTTTTACCTGTGGGGCATTACGCAAAGATGTGCGAAAAAAGTATTTTAAATTTACTTGAGAGTGATGAAAATTTAGATGCTTGTTTTACTAAGCTTTATAAAGAGGATATTTTAAGTGCTGTGGATAAGATAATTTTAGATGTGGAGGAGTTTTTAAGTGTTTAG
- a CDS encoding TolC family protein — MKKINKCLILILTPLFLKASNLNELIELSLRNESYLIKELQTMQNAAQKDAAFRAYLPNLSLSSGYIANNKDRALTEPNESLFSRLSLNFLLYDGGKREAHIKSLKLQEILAALDAKEQKNLLALNAATLYFNYLSLEELIKASEQKKAFLEQNLKRLENFYSAGLSAKDELESIRAKFHLASLELSQKNLKLENVKKELLILTTKTFTPQGKAKLKDPQKTQSQNVKVLKAKEQIYLANEGVKAARAEFFPKFFVQNHLSFYDNHHNPKIPAPYQNLASAMFSESGSVNQVILGLEWKIFDFGARNKELENKRLALQIQRANYELLKRQNEEELSYLEKNLTFIKEKIKALKYSLNAANLAYESVSQKYSAGLCSYVEYLQALELKFKAMSDLELAKNEFEITKANYYFTAGLDLSKEIQ; from the coding sequence ATGAAAAAAATTAATAAATGCCTCATCTTAATCCTAACACCGCTTTTTTTAAAAGCCTCAAATTTAAATGAGCTTATAGAACTTAGTCTGCGTAATGAAAGCTACCTCATTAAAGAATTGCAAACTATGCAAAATGCGGCACAAAAAGATGCGGCTTTTAGGGCGTATTTGCCAAATTTAAGCCTTAGTTCTGGCTACATAGCAAATAACAAAGACCGCGCACTTACAGAACCAAATGAAAGCCTTTTTTCAAGACTTAGCTTAAATTTCTTACTTTATGACGGAGGCAAAAGAGAGGCACATATTAAAAGCTTAAAATTACAAGAAATTCTAGCCGCTCTTGACGCAAAAGAGCAAAAAAATCTCCTCGCTTTAAATGCGGCTACGCTTTATTTTAACTATCTTAGCCTTGAGGAATTAATCAAAGCTAGTGAGCAAAAAAAAGCTTTTTTAGAGCAGAATTTAAAAAGACTTGAGAACTTTTATAGTGCTGGACTTAGTGCTAAAGATGAATTAGAAAGCATTAGGGCGAAGTTTCACTTGGCTTCTTTAGAACTTTCTCAAAAAAATTTAAAACTAGAAAATGTCAAAAAAGAACTTCTTATCCTTACCACAAAAACTTTCACTCCGCAAGGCAAAGCAAAACTAAAAGACCCACAAAAAACGCAAAGTCAAAATGTTAAAGTTTTAAAGGCAAAAGAACAAATTTATTTGGCTAATGAGGGAGTAAAGGCTGCTAGGGCGGAGTTTTTTCCTAAATTTTTCGTGCAAAATCATTTGAGTTTTTATGATAATCATCACAATCCCAAAATCCCCGCCCCTTATCAAAACTTAGCTTCAGCGATGTTTAGCGAAAGTGGAAGTGTCAATCAAGTCATACTTGGCTTAGAATGGAAAATTTTTGACTTTGGTGCGAGAAATAAAGAACTTGAAAATAAGCGTTTAGCTTTGCAAATTCAAAGAGCAAATTATGAGTTACTTAAAAGACAAAATGAAGAAGAGTTAAGCTATTTAGAAAAAAATTTAACTTTCATCAAAGAGAAAATTAAGGCTCTAAAATACAGCCTAAACGCTGCAAATTTAGCATATGAGAGCGTAAGTCAAAAATATAGTGCCGGGCTTTGCTCTTATGTAGAATATTTACAAGCCTTAGAGCTTAAATTTAAGGCGATGAGTGATTTAGAACTTGCTAAAAATGAGTTTGAAATCACTAAGGCAAACTATTATTTTACCGCCGGACTTGATTTAAGTAAGGAAATACAATGA
- a CDS encoding efflux RND transporter periplasmic adaptor subunit, producing MKQIWLLFLLSLSFVRAEELYASFNVEAKMQSQLVLESIGVVEQIFVEVSQNVKKGDLILNLDSKSEKIALQNAKNDRALALVEFQNAQSKMQKFKAVREVIDKQSFEDIQSAFNASKLRLEKAKLNIAYYENVLEKKRLVAPYDGVIANKFIQVGEGVGGVGRVLVEIFSYPDVKLILSFDEKFKDKVKLGQKFLYKIDGEQKQREGKIALIYPSIEPKTRKIYAEVYAKDLKPGLFGEGQIIIED from the coding sequence ATGAAACAAATTTGGCTTCTTTTTTTACTTAGCCTTTCTTTTGTGAGGGCGGAGGAGCTTTATGCAAGTTTTAATGTCGAGGCTAAAATGCAAAGTCAATTAGTCCTTGAAAGTATAGGTGTGGTGGAGCAAATTTTTGTTGAGGTTTCGCAAAATGTTAAAAAGGGCGATTTAATCCTAAATCTTGATAGCAAAAGTGAAAAAATAGCCCTCCAAAATGCTAAAAACGACCGCGCTCTAGCCCTAGTGGAATTTCAAAATGCACAAAGCAAAATGCAAAAATTTAAAGCCGTGCGTGAGGTGATTGACAAACAGAGCTTTGAGGATATACAAAGTGCTTTTAATGCTTCAAAATTAAGGCTTGAAAAGGCGAAGTTAAACATTGCTTATTATGAAAATGTCCTCGAGAAAAAAAGGTTGGTCGCCCCTTATGATGGGGTGATTGCAAATAAATTTATACAAGTTGGCGAGGGCGTGGGAGGCGTGGGGCGTGTTTTGGTTGAAATTTTTTCTTATCCTGATGTAAAGCTTATTTTAAGCTTTGATGAAAAATTTAAGGATAAGGTCAAGCTTGGACAAAAATTCCTCTATAAAATTGACGGGGAACAAAAGCAAAGAGAAGGTAAAATAGCCCTTATCTACCCCAGCATAGAACCTAAAACAAGAAAAATTTATGCCGAAGTTTATGCCAAGGATTTAAAGCCCGGACTCTTTGGAGAGGGTCAAATCATCATAGAGGATTAA
- a CDS encoding efflux RND transporter permease subunit has translation MYKLAINRPISVLMLFLALVIFGLLSAFNMNVNLFPNVNIPLVKITTKISGDLNFVESKITKEIENAISEIDGVKTINSVAYDNFSVTMVEFKLSKDLEVAANDVRDKIGTLALSVKPEIEKVSSDSGTSISLFLKSKDELYLMQSIKDKIKPFLQRIDGVGKINQVGYKEPQIRIELNPNELRKYRLNALEVATLIQNQNFKQALGQLENDKQNYILKGYFEANSLEELKELRIMPGVFLKDIATLSYLYEDAKQVAFYEGNGVLLELGKIANFNTLEMIANVKKALPILQNNFENIKFSIVYDKSLNIHKHLSSVVFDMILGVFLTIIIVFLFLRNLSATLIACIAIPSSIISTFFIIDLLGYDLNRLTFIALTLSIGIFIDDAIVVIENIAKKLKEYPALEAAYLGISEIGFSVLSISVVLLCVFVPISYMDTIPGLFFNTLGISVASGIVVSFFVSILLIPSLSARFLNPKQSAFYQKSEAFFTKMELFYENLLYKILKNKGKFILISLAFIVFSFALALKIGLDFLPMEDDSEIQILAQSKEDLSLEAMKEKSLQLLSEIQNDENVAYAFLLVGYEDAKDATKAKIYVKLKPLGERELRQNEIVSLYRNKFKDESLNIKILELPKIDGAGIDDPVQFLILGEDLKSLEMATLRAKEVLQKEKRIVDINDNANLKKAEVSLRINKEKAKLLDVDPKYIAGVLGYSFGELVVGSMDRGNFKDDIVLSFNEAFKKDIKALEKISIKNNQGVNLELLSVVDFVYNEDLKNIYHYNKNRSVKITAGTNDISLGAVKNLLLEHMDEILGQDRSLNYAFSGFINLLGETIEGFAFAIFLGMILIYLVLAALYESLILPLIIMITMPLAFGGACVGLFITGHNFSLFVLIAIILLFGMVGKNAILLVDVANKQTHQGLSVDEALINAGKMRLRAILMTSFAMIFAMLPLALSRGSGYEANAPMAITIIFGLVSSTLLTLLVVPALFEFCYKLDVKLRKIYERKKL, from the coding sequence ATGTATAAATTAGCCATTAACCGACCCATAAGCGTTTTAATGCTCTTTTTAGCCTTAGTGATTTTTGGCTTACTTTCTGCTTTTAATATGAATGTCAATTTATTCCCAAATGTTAATATCCCCCTTGTGAAAATCACCACAAAAATAAGCGGAGATTTAAATTTCGTAGAGTCTAAAATCACAAAAGAAATCGAAAACGCCATCAGTGAGATAGATGGGGTAAAGACGATTAACTCGGTAGCTTATGATAATTTTAGCGTTACTATGGTCGAGTTTAAACTAAGCAAGGATTTAGAAGTCGCCGCAAATGATGTAAGGGATAAAATCGGCACACTCGCCCTTAGCGTAAAGCCTGAGATAGAAAAGGTATCTTCTGACTCTGGCACTTCTATTTCGCTTTTTTTAAAAAGTAAAGATGAGCTTTATTTAATGCAGAGCATTAAGGATAAAATCAAACCCTTTTTACAAAGAATAGATGGGGTCGGCAAAATCAACCAAGTAGGCTACAAAGAGCCTCAAATTCGCATAGAGCTAAACCCAAACGAGCTAAGAAAATATCGCTTAAATGCCTTAGAAGTAGCCACTCTCATACAAAATCAAAATTTTAAACAAGCACTAGGACAGCTTGAAAACGACAAGCAAAATTACATTTTAAAAGGCTATTTTGAAGCAAATTCTTTAGAAGAGCTTAAGGAGCTAAGAATAATGCCAGGCGTTTTCTTAAAGGACATAGCGACGCTTTCTTATCTTTACGAAGATGCTAAACAAGTGGCTTTTTATGAGGGTAATGGAGTGCTTTTAGAGCTAGGAAAGATAGCAAATTTTAATACCTTAGAAATGATTGCTAATGTTAAAAAAGCCCTGCCTATCTTGCAAAATAATTTTGAAAATATCAAATTTAGCATTGTTTATGATAAGAGCTTAAATATCCACAAACATCTTTCCAGTGTAGTTTTTGATATGATTTTGGGCGTATTTTTGACCATAATCATCGTTTTTTTATTTTTACGCAATTTAAGTGCGACTTTAATCGCTTGTATAGCTATCCCAAGTTCGATTATTTCAACCTTTTTTATCATTGATTTGTTAGGCTATGATTTAAACCGCCTTACCTTTATCGCTCTTACTTTAAGTATAGGAATTTTCATCGATGATGCCATAGTTGTGATAGAAAATATCGCTAAAAAATTAAAAGAATATCCCGCCTTAGAGGCGGCTTATCTTGGCATTAGTGAAATAGGCTTTTCAGTGCTTAGCATTAGCGTTGTTTTGCTGTGCGTTTTTGTGCCTATTTCTTATATGGATACGATTCCGGGCTTGTTTTTTAATACACTTGGCATTAGCGTAGCTTCTGGGATTGTGGTGAGTTTTTTTGTTTCTATTTTGCTTATTCCGTCTTTAAGTGCTAGATTTTTAAATCCTAAGCAAAGTGCTTTTTACCAAAAAAGTGAAGCGTTTTTCACAAAAATGGAACTTTTTTATGAAAATTTACTTTACAAAATTTTAAAAAATAAAGGCAAATTCATACTCATAAGCCTTGCATTTATTGTGTTTAGCTTTGCTTTAGCCTTGAAAATAGGACTTGACTTTTTACCTATGGAAGATGATAGCGAAATTCAAATTTTAGCTCAAAGTAAAGAGGATTTGAGCCTAGAAGCGATGAAAGAAAAAAGCCTTCAACTTCTAAGCGAAATTCAAAATGATGAAAATGTCGCTTACGCCTTTTTGCTTGTGGGCTATGAGGACGCAAAGGACGCCACTAAGGCTAAAATTTATGTCAAATTAAAGCCGCTTGGAGAAAGAGAGCTTAGACAAAACGAAATTGTCAGTCTTTACCGCAATAAATTTAAAGATGAAAGTTTGAATATCAAAATTTTAGAATTGCCGAAAATCGACGGTGCTGGGATTGATGATCCTGTGCAGTTTTTAATTTTAGGAGAAGATTTAAAAAGCCTTGAAATGGCGACCTTAAGAGCAAAAGAAGTGCTACAAAAAGAAAAAAGAATTGTGGATATTAACGACAATGCCAACCTTAAAAAAGCCGAAGTGAGCCTTAGAATCAACAAAGAAAAAGCCAAGCTTTTAGATGTCGATCCTAAATATATAGCGGGGGTTTTGGGCTATTCTTTTGGGGAACTTGTAGTAGGAAGTATGGATAGGGGAAATTTCAAAGATGATATTGTTTTAAGCTTTAATGAGGCTTTTAAAAAAGATATTAAAGCTCTAGAAAAAATCAGCATTAAAAATAATCAAGGCGTAAATTTGGAGCTTTTGAGCGTGGTAGATTTCGTTTATAATGAAGATTTAAAAAACATTTATCATTATAATAAAAATCGCAGTGTTAAAATCACTGCCGGAACTAATGATATTTCTTTAGGTGCGGTTAAGAACCTACTTTTGGAGCATATGGACGAAATTTTAGGGCAGGATAGGAGTTTAAATTACGCTTTTTCGGGTTTTATTAATCTACTAGGTGAGACCATTGAGGGCTTTGCTTTTGCGATTTTTTTGGGAATGATACTAATTTATCTTGTTTTAGCCGCACTTTATGAAAGTCTTATTTTACCGCTTATCATTATGATAACTATGCCTCTAGCCTTTGGTGGGGCTTGTGTGGGGCTGTTTATCACAGGGCATAATTTTTCTTTATTTGTGCTCATTGCTATTATTTTGCTTTTTGGTATGGTGGGGAAAAATGCCATTTTACTTGTCGATGTGGCAAATAAACAAACTCATCAAGGTTTAAGTGTCGATGAAGCCTTGATAAATGCTGGCAAAATGAGACTTCGTGCCATTTTAATGACAAGTTTTGCAATGATTTTTGCGATGTTACCACTCGCACTTTCAAGGGGCAGTGGTTACGAAGCAAACGCACCTATGGCAATAACCATTATTTTCGGGCTTGTTAGCTCCACGCTTTTAACCCTGCTTGTTGTGCCAGCCTTGTTTGAGTTTTGCTATAAACTTGATGTGAAATTAAGAAAAATTTATGAAAGAAAGAAATTATAA
- a CDS encoding ComEA family DNA-binding protein, with translation MKKIFFLMFALASFLFAAVNLNTATLEELKGLKGIGETKARAILDYRKEQNFTSIEELKKVKGIGDKTFEDLKDSVVVE, from the coding sequence ATGAAAAAAATATTTTTCTTAATGTTTGCTTTAGCGAGTTTTTTGTTTGCGGCTGTGAATTTAAATACTGCTACGCTTGAAGAATTAAAAGGCTTAAAAGGCATAGGAGAGACCAAGGCGAGGGCGATTTTAGATTATAGAAAAGAGCAAAATTTCACAAGCATAGAAGAGCTTAAAAAGGTTAAGGGTATAGGGGATAAAACTTTCGAGGACTTAAAAGATTCTGTTGTTGTGGAGTAA